The following proteins come from a genomic window of Lachnoclostridium phytofermentans ISDg:
- a CDS encoding ABC transporter substrate-binding protein: protein MKLKKIMTTLLAASLVLGLTACGSGKKNTTVDNDTSGAKNTEQSSGTKKDESNGEKIKLRMAWWGSQTRHDATVKVIELYESQNPNIDIEYEFFDFDGYFTKLNTLVASNTVWDIFQLGGNFPTYLDKIVPLDEYIANGTVDTSHTTDAYLLTTQYKGSQLALSSGVNSYGIAYDPALFAQAGVAEPNDNWTWDEWKQACLTIHEKLGIYGSSKLDDFISGCSMGISQEDYSLNFFAPSNDKLGFDDPNMLVDYLAMRKELVKAGAYPDPGAIAEIKDIEGDYLVTGEAAMTWVASNQLKSLIKAADRELKIAPAPRKFADGPSGSVIQSSQMLCISKDSKVPEEAAKFINFFINSVEANEILQGERGIPIMDTVRMALQLNADETTNTMYNFIDLIGSYKTGEEVNVISPECKTIIEDQYKLLVEQVIYGDKTPEEAAKEIFDFASRQFK, encoded by the coding sequence ATGAAACTTAAAAAAATCATGACAACATTGTTGGCAGCAAGTTTAGTGTTGGGACTAACAGCTTGTGGTTCTGGAAAAAAGAATACTACAGTAGATAATGATACTAGTGGTGCAAAGAATACAGAACAATCATCAGGTACAAAAAAAGATGAATCGAACGGAGAAAAGATTAAACTTCGTATGGCATGGTGGGGTTCACAAACTAGACATGATGCTACAGTAAAAGTAATTGAGCTGTATGAGTCACAGAATCCTAACATCGATATTGAGTACGAATTCTTTGATTTTGATGGTTACTTCACAAAGTTAAATACTTTAGTAGCATCGAACACTGTGTGGGATATCTTCCAATTAGGAGGTAATTTCCCAACATATTTAGACAAAATCGTTCCACTTGATGAATACATAGCAAACGGTACTGTAGATACGTCTCATACGACGGATGCTTACTTATTAACAACTCAATACAAAGGATCTCAGTTGGCATTATCCAGTGGTGTTAACTCCTATGGTATTGCATATGATCCAGCATTATTTGCACAGGCTGGTGTAGCAGAACCAAACGATAACTGGACATGGGATGAATGGAAGCAAGCTTGTTTGACTATTCATGAGAAGTTAGGAATTTACGGAAGCTCTAAGCTGGATGATTTTATATCTGGTTGTAGTATGGGAATCTCTCAAGAGGATTATTCTTTAAACTTCTTTGCTCCATCCAATGATAAGCTTGGATTTGATGATCCGAATATGTTAGTGGATTATTTAGCAATGAGAAAAGAATTAGTAAAAGCAGGAGCATATCCTGATCCAGGTGCAATTGCTGAAATTAAAGACATCGAAGGTGATTATTTAGTTACTGGTGAAGCTGCTATGACATGGGTAGCTAGTAATCAGTTAAAATCCTTAATTAAAGCAGCAGATAGAGAATTAAAAATTGCTCCTGCTCCAAGAAAGTTTGCAGATGGACCATCAGGATCTGTAATTCAATCCTCACAAATGCTTTGTATATCAAAAGATTCTAAGGTTCCTGAAGAAGCAGCAAAATTCATTAACTTCTTTATCAACAGTGTGGAAGCAAATGAAATTCTTCAAGGTGAACGTGGTATTCCAATTATGGATACTGTTCGTATGGCTTTACAGTTAAATGCAGATGAGACTACAAATACTATGTACAACTTTATTGATTTAATTGGTAGCTACAAAACTGGAGAAGAAGTTAACGTTATAAGCCCAGAGTGTAAGACAATTATTGAAGATCAATATAAATTGTTAGTAGAACAAGTTATTTATGGAGATAAGACACCTGAGGAAGCGGCAAAAGAAATTTTTGACTTTGCGAGCAGACAATTTAAATAA
- a CDS encoding glycoside hydrolase family 30 protein translates to MKALIYKSNETMRYQKSEVSFVENPRAEMNLIKLYPKETRQTIYGFGGAFTEAAAVTVASMSETSKKKVLDAYFSKDGHKYNFCRTHIQSCDFSLGNYAYVEDPEDKELKTFDLKRDHQYLIPFIKDALTLNPSLILVASPWSPPGFMKSNGEMNHGGVLKKEYYQMWADMIVRYLKEYEKLGINVQYLSVQNEPKATQTWDSCLYTGEEEGVFAAEYLRKTLDANGYPHVKIAIWDHNKDCIIERTEETFAVPMARESVAAIAFHWYSGDHFEALQTVKEKYPEKELIFTEGCVEYSRFKTNSQVKNAEMYLHDIIGNLNSGMNAYIDWNLVLNVDGGPNHVGNFCDAPVMYDKETDELDFKLSYYYLGHLSRFVTEGAKRFVVSRCTDKVEAVGFLNPDNSKVLVLMNRTEEDKVLQICEGNKVADIHLEAHSIMTICW, encoded by the coding sequence ATGAAAGCGTTAATTTATAAAAGTAATGAAACCATGAGATATCAAAAAAGCGAAGTTTCCTTTGTTGAGAATCCTCGTGCAGAGATGAACCTAATCAAACTATATCCTAAGGAAACAAGGCAGACAATCTACGGCTTTGGTGGTGCATTTACCGAAGCAGCGGCGGTAACCGTAGCTTCCATGAGTGAGACTTCAAAAAAGAAGGTGTTGGATGCATATTTTTCTAAGGATGGACACAAGTATAACTTTTGTAGAACACATATCCAAAGCTGCGATTTTTCCCTTGGTAATTATGCCTATGTGGAGGATCCTGAAGATAAAGAGCTAAAAACCTTTGACTTAAAACGTGATCATCAATACTTAATCCCATTTATCAAAGATGCGCTTACTCTAAATCCATCGCTTATCTTAGTAGCAAGTCCATGGAGTCCGCCAGGATTTATGAAAAGCAATGGTGAGATGAATCATGGTGGTGTACTAAAAAAAGAATATTATCAGATGTGGGCTGATATGATAGTGCGTTATCTTAAAGAATACGAAAAGCTAGGGATTAACGTACAATACTTATCAGTGCAGAATGAACCAAAAGCTACACAAACATGGGACTCCTGCCTTTATACAGGGGAAGAAGAGGGAGTATTTGCAGCGGAATATCTGAGGAAAACACTAGATGCAAATGGGTATCCTCATGTAAAAATAGCAATCTGGGACCATAACAAAGACTGTATCATAGAAAGAACAGAGGAAACATTTGCTGTACCAATGGCAAGAGAAAGTGTCGCTGCGATTGCATTTCACTGGTATTCCGGGGATCATTTTGAAGCTTTGCAGACCGTGAAGGAAAAATATCCTGAAAAAGAGCTTATCTTTACAGAAGGGTGTGTAGAATATTCCAGATTTAAGACAAATAGTCAAGTGAAGAATGCGGAAATGTATCTTCATGATATCATCGGTAACCTTAATTCTGGTATGAATGCCTATATTGACTGGAACCTTGTATTAAATGTTGATGGAGGACCAAATCATGTAGGTAACTTTTGTGATGCTCCTGTTATGTATGATAAGGAAACGGATGAGCTTGATTTTAAGTTATCCTATTATTATTTGGGACATTTAAGTCGTTTTGTAACAGAAGGTGCGAAAAGGTTCGTGGTATCTCGCTGTACCGATAAAGTGGAAGCGGTAGGATTTCTAAATCCAGATAACAGTAAGGTTTTAGTATTGATGAATCGGACCGAAGAAGATAAGGTATTACAAATCTGTGAGGGAAATAAGGTAGCAGATATCCATTTAGAGGCGCATTCGATTATGACAATTTGTTGGTAG
- a CDS encoding response regulator transcription factor has protein sequence MSMKLLIADDEDTIRNGIAKYIKLHTDRFSQIYLAENGQQALDIILQYQPDMMLLDVQMPLKTGLEVLQEAQKLSLVPKTIILSGYDDFEYARKALRYGAKDYLLKPCRSSEILEAINKLVQEQLGTKEDVECEEGTGIHYIVSSAIEYMEEYYHKNLTLIEVSNKVGITAGYLSTLFTQNMNCGFVEYLNKIRIKHACSYLEQNYFKTYEIAYKVGFKDEKYFSKVFKKETGITPYEYRRDHSIGKNIRTHK, from the coding sequence ATGTCAATGAAACTTCTGATTGCAGATGACGAAGACACAATCCGGAATGGGATTGCAAAATACATAAAGTTACATACCGACAGATTTTCACAAATCTATCTTGCGGAAAATGGACAGCAAGCGCTTGATATTATTCTGCAATATCAGCCGGATATGATGCTTCTTGATGTTCAGATGCCGCTAAAAACAGGCCTCGAGGTATTACAAGAAGCACAGAAACTTTCTCTTGTGCCAAAGACAATTATCCTAAGTGGTTATGATGATTTTGAATATGCAAGGAAAGCTCTGCGTTATGGCGCAAAAGATTATCTTCTAAAACCGTGTCGTTCTTCTGAAATCCTGGAGGCGATAAATAAGCTGGTACAGGAACAGCTGGGAACTAAGGAAGATGTGGAATGCGAAGAGGGTACAGGAATTCACTATATCGTAAGTAGTGCAATAGAGTATATGGAAGAGTATTATCATAAGAATCTGACCTTGATCGAGGTGTCTAATAAAGTAGGAATTACAGCTGGATATTTGTCAACGTTATTTACTCAAAATATGAATTGTGGCTTTGTTGAGTACTTAAATAAAATCCGTATCAAACATGCTTGCAGTTATTTGGAACAAAATTATTTTAAAACATATGAGATTGCATATAAAGTTGGGTTTAAGGATGAAAAATATTTTTCCAAAGTATTTAAAAAAGAAACCGGAATTACACCATATGAATATCGAAGAGACCATAGTATTGGAAAGAATATCAGAACTCATAAATAA
- a CDS encoding sensor histidine kinase, translating to MRRAHEWMKHLSLKKKIILYSYFVVTPVLLIISIILFLNNYKKMIQKQHEENLNSVRSLVNSLDVIETEVTDLSLYICINNDITKILKSENPSELNKDSRLWLNRAPMKIIQDMIALKGYIKTIAIYPENGVRPYLRCIDATSYLPSIEEVRNIEIYQKSLKGKGTVYWQRVSRTDKSTYQANRTDKIVMYRGMYDLAKKTPLGYLVIGIAAEKYTDLCVNAIQQQNEGIVVFSAEGIELTRYGKVDGEIVRYIQGENYIQKDHRQRESQLTLGDYNVFCSQNKENGVLVCKMVPKSNEKGPMYTITSAPITLLIAVLIGLFPVLMFISAIVSKPLGRLCRAMEQFKLGDFNQQVEVTAYDEVGEVTECFNQMVVEIKELINNNYVMALAEKESELRALQAQINPHFLYNTLDSLYWRALDAGNEEISEDILALSQLFRMVLSEGKGVTTVAQEKELLTRYLHIQKMRFSKRLDYKIAIEEEVLEAVIPKLILQPFVENAIVHGFENVGTECLLLVTGSLSDNQILFCIEDNGAGMTKEQIEAIWNVEDFKRYANQRVGRYAIKNVKERLELKYQDNFMLTIESERGKGTTVTIRIPFEKKEI from the coding sequence ATGAGAAGAGCCCATGAGTGGATGAAGCATCTTAGTTTAAAGAAAAAGATAATTCTATACAGCTATTTTGTAGTAACGCCTGTTCTTTTGATTATTAGTATAATATTGTTCTTAAATAATTATAAGAAAATGATACAAAAACAACATGAAGAAAACTTAAACAGCGTCAGAAGCTTAGTAAATAGTTTGGACGTTATTGAAACAGAGGTAACGGATTTGTCTTTGTATATCTGCATTAATAATGATATTACTAAGATATTGAAATCAGAGAATCCCTCAGAGCTGAATAAAGATTCTAGACTGTGGTTAAATCGTGCTCCAATGAAAATTATACAGGACATGATTGCATTAAAGGGCTATATTAAAACAATCGCAATCTATCCGGAAAATGGTGTCAGACCTTATTTAAGATGTATTGACGCTACCTCTTATCTGCCTAGCATAGAAGAAGTTAGAAATATCGAAATCTATCAAAAGTCATTGAAAGGTAAAGGCACTGTATACTGGCAGAGGGTTTCAAGAACAGATAAAAGTACATATCAGGCAAATCGTACCGACAAAATTGTAATGTATCGAGGAATGTATGATTTGGCGAAAAAGACTCCGCTTGGGTATCTGGTTATAGGTATTGCTGCTGAAAAATATACCGATCTTTGTGTAAATGCTATCCAGCAGCAGAATGAAGGTATCGTTGTATTTAGCGCTGAAGGTATAGAGCTGACGAGGTACGGAAAAGTAGATGGAGAAATAGTTAGATACATTCAAGGTGAGAACTACATACAAAAAGATCATCGACAGAGAGAGAGTCAGTTAACTCTTGGTGACTATAATGTTTTTTGCAGTCAGAACAAGGAAAATGGAGTATTGGTATGCAAGATGGTACCAAAGAGTAATGAAAAGGGACCTATGTATACCATTACATCAGCTCCTATTACCTTATTAATTGCTGTATTGATTGGGTTATTCCCTGTACTAATGTTTATATCTGCAATTGTATCAAAGCCTCTTGGCAGATTGTGCAGAGCGATGGAGCAGTTTAAGTTAGGAGATTTCAATCAGCAGGTGGAGGTAACCGCGTATGATGAAGTGGGAGAAGTAACAGAATGTTTTAATCAGATGGTTGTAGAAATCAAAGAACTGATTAATAATAACTATGTTATGGCACTGGCGGAGAAAGAAAGTGAACTTCGAGCACTACAGGCACAGATTAATCCTCATTTTTTATATAATACACTGGATTCCCTATATTGGCGCGCATTAGATGCAGGAAATGAAGAAATTTCAGAGGATATCCTTGCATTATCACAGTTATTCCGTATGGTTCTTTCAGAAGGAAAGGGCGTAACAACGGTGGCACAGGAGAAAGAGCTTTTAACGAGATATTTACATATTCAGAAAATGAGATTTTCTAAAAGATTAGACTATAAAATAGCGATAGAGGAAGAGGTATTGGAGGCTGTAATTCCTAAACTTATTTTGCAGCCATTTGTTGAAAATGCTATCGTACATGGATTCGAAAATGTTGGTACCGAATGCCTTTTATTAGTTACGGGAAGTCTTTCGGATAATCAAATCTTATTTTGCATTGAAGACAATGGCGCAGGGATGACAAAAGAACAAATCGAGGCAATCTGGAATGTAGAAGACTTTAAACGCTATGCAAATCAAAGGGTTGGCCGGTATGCAATCAAGAATGTAAAAGAGAGATTAGAGCTAAAGTATCAAGACAATTTTATGCTTACCATTGAGAGTGAGAGAGGAAAAGGAACCACTGTAACTATTCGTATTCCATTTGAAAAGAAGGAGATTTAA
- a CDS encoding carbohydrate ABC transporter permease has product MDEVGKKKSRFGRYLLWFILICVAVIQIFPLIWLVNFSIASSNEMFTSGLLIIPKKIQLGNYYKAFVDGHFLLYLKNSALINGFAVILVLIISIMAAFACRKMFWKLSGFVKIVLLLGMMIPIHATLLPNYKIYHVIGLTDTIWALLIPYVAFSLPQGLFLMSGFIESIPVELEEAAVMDGCGIYRIVFRIITPMLKPSIATVAIMTFLNNWNEFMMASTYLSTPKWKTLPFSILEFTGQYSSNYAVQFAVMALTAAPAVIVYVLLNKHITKGVALGAVKG; this is encoded by the coding sequence ATGGACGAGGTAGGAAAAAAGAAAAGTAGATTTGGGAGATATCTATTGTGGTTTATCTTAATCTGTGTTGCGGTAATACAAATATTTCCGCTAATATGGCTTGTGAACTTTTCTATCGCTAGTAGTAATGAAATGTTTACGAGTGGACTACTTATAATCCCCAAAAAGATTCAGTTGGGTAATTATTATAAAGCATTTGTGGATGGGCATTTTCTACTGTACTTAAAAAATAGTGCTTTAATTAATGGGTTTGCTGTAATACTTGTTCTCATCATCTCAATTATGGCAGCTTTTGCCTGTAGGAAAATGTTCTGGAAACTAAGTGGATTTGTCAAGATAGTTTTGTTGCTCGGAATGATGATACCAATCCATGCAACCTTACTACCAAACTATAAAATATATCATGTAATCGGTTTGACAGATACGATATGGGCCTTGTTGATACCATATGTCGCATTTTCTCTTCCACAGGGATTATTTTTAATGAGCGGTTTTATTGAATCTATACCGGTTGAGCTAGAAGAAGCAGCAGTGATGGATGGCTGCGGTATTTATCGAATTGTTTTTCGTATAATTACTCCAATGTTAAAACCATCCATAGCAACAGTAGCAATCATGACTTTTTTAAATAATTGGAATGAATTTATGATGGCAAGTACTTATTTAAGTACGCCAAAGTGGAAGACACTACCATTTTCTATATTAGAGTTTACGGGGCAATATTCTTCGAATTATGCGGTACAATTTGCAGTTATGGCACTTACAGCAGCACCAGCGGTCATCGTTTATGTGTTACTTAATAAACATATAACAAAAGGAGTGGCACTTGGGGCAGTGAAAGGATAG
- a CDS encoding carbohydrate ABC transporter permease produces the protein MKKLYSNKLVILSLVLPGLLVFIFAILAPICLSIFYGFTNYSGMGKFDYIGLSNYKNLIKDKVFWTSLRNSLFLAIGFICIQHPLAIIVAAVLDKLQGKAEGVFRCIYFIPNVISVAVIAYLWKFIYNPDFGLLNNILKLFGQHEKINWFSPKYAIWSVLIVLIWHGFGWGMLIYYTGIKNIDPVLYEAAVIDGADKKAVFFRITLPLMKPVIQVNVTMAIISALKQMETVYLLTGGGPGNSTQFAANYLYQQAFKAFKYGYGNAIGVVYIVICLVVTVSLNRIFSDRQLSKG, from the coding sequence ATGAAGAAATTATATAGTAATAAGCTTGTAATTCTAAGTTTGGTTTTACCAGGATTATTAGTATTTATTTTTGCAATCCTTGCTCCAATCTGCCTAAGTATATTTTATGGATTTACGAACTATTCGGGAATGGGAAAGTTTGATTATATTGGACTTAGCAACTATAAGAACTTAATCAAAGATAAAGTGTTTTGGACTTCTCTTCGCAACTCTTTGTTCTTAGCAATTGGATTTATATGTATTCAGCATCCACTTGCTATTATAGTTGCTGCTGTTCTTGATAAGCTACAAGGAAAAGCAGAAGGGGTATTTCGATGTATTTATTTTATACCAAACGTTATTTCGGTTGCTGTGATAGCATACCTTTGGAAATTTATTTATAATCCAGACTTTGGGTTACTAAATAATATATTGAAACTATTTGGTCAGCATGAAAAAATCAATTGGTTTAGCCCTAAATATGCGATATGGTCTGTATTAATAGTACTAATATGGCATGGTTTTGGGTGGGGAATGCTAATTTATTATACAGGAATAAAAAATATTGATCCGGTGCTTTATGAAGCTGCGGTAATCGATGGTGCAGATAAAAAAGCAGTCTTTTTTCGTATTACCTTGCCTTTAATGAAGCCAGTCATACAAGTTAATGTTACCATGGCCATTATATCGGCATTAAAACAGATGGAAACAGTATATTTGCTGACAGGCGGCGGACCAGGAAACAGTACACAATTCGCTGCAAATTATTTGTATCAACAGGCATTTAAAGCATTTAAGTATGGTTACGGAAATGCAATTGGTGTTGTGTACATCGTTATTTGCCTTGTAGTAACAGTGTCACTGAATCGTATTTTTTCTGATAGGCAATTAAGTAAGGGGTGA
- a CDS encoding ABC transporter substrate-binding protein → MKKRVLTILMAITLVISLLAGCSDKSAKTDNATKENNKAEATKGPTQSPNSSSDKITLKLFSNLPDRKNGQGLIEQMIIDEYTNKNPNVTIEVEALDEEAYKTKFRAYAMNGMPDVVSIWGQPSFLDEVLEAGVLAELKESDYANYGFVSGSLEGFKKDGKLYGLPRNTDVMAFYYNEKIFNDNGWKVPNTFEEFLDLAKQIKDAGMIPVAMDGGDGWPMAIYLTDLLVRINGNCSELISKGIRSGDFSDPVFKEAAELLRKSAEVGMFQTGYDSQDYGTAMNLFTNGQSAMFYMGSWEASMALNKDISEDVRSNVRVFTMPALANGKGKQTDIAAWNGGGYAVSANSEVKDEAIKFLNFMYQQDKLSKYGWENGVGMSAQDQSAYMTGNETILQKQFTDIVKNATSVSGTPFNDCGTSAFKTAIESEIQSLSNGTKSVDEFYKALGEACK, encoded by the coding sequence ATGAAGAAACGTGTTCTTACGATACTCATGGCGATTACTTTAGTAATCTCATTACTTGCAGGATGCAGTGACAAGAGTGCGAAAACAGATAATGCTACGAAAGAGAATAACAAAGCGGAAGCTACGAAAGGGCCTACACAATCACCGAACTCAAGTTCTGATAAAATAACGTTAAAACTATTCTCTAATCTTCCGGATAGAAAGAATGGTCAAGGCTTAATAGAACAGATGATAATTGACGAATACACAAATAAGAATCCTAATGTAACAATTGAAGTTGAAGCATTGGATGAAGAAGCGTATAAAACGAAGTTCAGAGCGTACGCAATGAATGGTATGCCAGATGTTGTGAGTATCTGGGGACAGCCATCTTTCTTAGATGAAGTTTTGGAAGCTGGAGTTTTAGCAGAACTTAAAGAGAGTGATTATGCAAACTATGGTTTTGTATCAGGTTCTCTAGAAGGATTTAAGAAGGATGGAAAGTTATACGGTCTACCAAGAAATACAGACGTTATGGCATTTTATTATAACGAGAAAATATTTAATGATAACGGTTGGAAGGTTCCAAATACATTTGAAGAATTCTTAGATCTAGCAAAACAGATAAAAGATGCCGGTATGATTCCGGTTGCAATGGACGGCGGCGATGGATGGCCAATGGCGATTTATTTAACAGATCTTTTAGTTAGAATCAATGGGAACTGTAGCGAACTGATATCGAAAGGGATTCGCAGCGGAGATTTTTCAGATCCTGTATTTAAAGAAGCAGCTGAGTTATTAAGAAAATCTGCAGAAGTAGGAATGTTCCAGACAGGTTACGATTCTCAAGATTATGGTACTGCGATGAATTTATTTACCAATGGACAATCCGCAATGTTTTATATGGGAAGTTGGGAAGCTTCCATGGCTTTAAATAAGGATATTAGTGAAGATGTACGGTCAAATGTCAGAGTATTTACGATGCCAGCTTTAGCAAACGGAAAAGGAAAGCAAACAGATATTGCTGCATGGAATGGTGGCGGATATGCAGTTTCTGCAAATTCAGAAGTGAAGGATGAGGCAATTAAATTCTTAAACTTCATGTATCAGCAGGATAAATTATCTAAGTATGGATGGGAAAATGGGGTTGGTATGTCAGCACAGGATCAGTCGGCTTATATGACTGGCAATGAAACCATTCTTCAAAAACAGTTTACAGATATCGTTAAGAATGCAACAAGTGTATCCGGAACACCATTTAATGATTGCGGTACCTCTGCTTTTAAAACAGCAATAGAGAGTGAAATTCAGAGTTTATCCAATGGAACAAAATCAGTAGATGAGTTCTACAAAGCGCTAGGAGAAGCATGTAAGTAA
- a CDS encoding NAD(P)-dependent oxidoreductase, whose product MADHVVYEAKRCLNCKKPLCMTGCPISTQIPTMIQEFLNGGIAKAGEMVFENNPLSIVCSLVCDHDKQCEGHCILGKKGMPVHISSIENYISSTYFDQMKLDREEKKNKRAAVIGSGPAGITISILLAKKGYDVTVFETREKIGGVLRYGIPEFRLPKKILDNYKKKMLELGIKFRPNTTIGGAIGIDDLFRDGYLAIFVGTGVWRPNALHLKGETLGNVHYAIDYLVNPDSFELGDSLAIIGAGNSAMDVARTAIRKGVKEVTIYSHREEIKASVHEVEYAKIDGVNFETCKSTVELTEDGPIMNTVTWDEEGNMEIVEGSAKLYPSQSIIIAISQGPKDKIVSTTKGIDVNRRGLIVTNEQGETSRPGIFASGDVVNGAKTVVEAVYYSKQVAEAMDEYMSNL is encoded by the coding sequence ATGGCAGATCATGTAGTATATGAAGCGAAAAGATGTTTAAATTGTAAGAAACCACTCTGTATGACTGGTTGTCCAATCAGCACACAGATTCCTACTATGATACAAGAATTTTTAAATGGAGGTATTGCAAAAGCCGGAGAAATGGTTTTTGAAAATAATCCTCTTTCTATCGTTTGTTCCTTAGTATGTGACCACGATAAGCAATGTGAAGGGCACTGTATTTTAGGCAAAAAGGGTATGCCGGTACACATTAGTAGTATAGAAAACTATATTTCTAGTACCTATTTTGATCAAATGAAGCTAGACCGAGAAGAGAAGAAGAATAAACGAGCTGCTGTTATAGGTTCAGGTCCTGCTGGTATTACGATTTCTATATTATTGGCGAAAAAAGGGTATGATGTAACCGTATTTGAAACTAGAGAAAAAATAGGTGGAGTTTTACGTTATGGTATTCCAGAATTCCGTCTTCCAAAGAAAATTCTTGATAATTATAAAAAGAAAATGTTAGAGTTAGGAATTAAATTCCGTCCAAATACAACAATTGGTGGTGCAATTGGAATTGATGATTTATTCCGTGATGGTTATTTAGCAATATTTGTTGGTACTGGCGTTTGGAGACCAAATGCGTTACACTTAAAAGGAGAAACTCTAGGTAATGTTCATTATGCAATTGATTATCTTGTAAATCCAGACTCCTTTGAACTTGGGGACTCGCTTGCAATCATTGGCGCAGGAAACTCTGCGATGGATGTTGCAAGAACAGCAATCCGAAAAGGGGTTAAGGAAGTTACAATATATTCTCATCGTGAAGAAATCAAAGCGAGTGTCCATGAAGTAGAATATGCAAAAATAGATGGTGTTAACTTTGAAACTTGTAAGTCTACAGTTGAATTAACTGAAGATGGTCCTATTATGAATACAGTAACCTGGGATGAAGAAGGTAACATGGAAATTGTAGAAGGAAGTGCTAAACTATATCCTTCACAATCTATTATTATTGCAATTAGTCAAGGACCAAAGGATAAGATTGTTTCCACAACAAAAGGTATCGATGTAAACCGAAGAGGATTAATTGTTACGAATGAACAGGGAGAAACCTCACGCCCTGGTATATTTGCATCCGGAGATGTCGTAAATGGTGCAAAGACCGTAGTGGAGGCGGTATATTATTCAAAACAGGTAGCAGAAGCCATGGATGAATACATGAGCAATCTATAA
- a CDS encoding asparaginase: MDTKKSILILTTGGTIASLSSSEGLAPGLNGSDLGGYLAGISENYLITIKDILNLDSSNIQPEEWMFIAKSIYDNHNSYDGIVVTHGTDTMAYTTSVLSFMLKNLPIPVVFTGSQLPLTHPLTDAIDNLRYALAMAATGIPGIYLAFHRKVILGCRAVKVRTTGFDAFESVNYPLVATIDANGLNINTNAIQPITGKVVYKENLCNDVFLIKLTPGLNPEIFDMLVEMNYKGIVIEAFGSGGLHFVNRNLMEKLKKLVDAGIPIVVSSQCLYERSDLSIYQAGQLALKQGVIPAYDMTTEAAVTKLIWALGQSNDEEEVRKMFQTNYAGEINLNKPAHA; encoded by the coding sequence ATGGATACAAAGAAAAGTATATTAATATTAACGACTGGTGGCACGATAGCCTCACTTAGCAGTAGTGAGGGTCTTGCTCCGGGTTTAAACGGCTCAGACCTTGGGGGGTATCTAGCTGGTATTTCAGAAAATTACCTTATTACAATAAAGGACATCTTAAATTTAGATAGCTCCAATATTCAACCAGAAGAGTGGATGTTTATTGCAAAAAGTATTTACGATAATCATAACTCTTACGATGGTATCGTAGTAACTCATGGTACCGATACAATGGCATATACCACTTCCGTTCTTTCTTTTATGTTAAAGAACCTTCCGATTCCAGTGGTGTTTACCGGTTCTCAGCTACCACTTACACATCCGCTTACAGATGCTATAGATAACTTACGGTATGCGCTTGCTATGGCGGCAACAGGTATCCCAGGAATTTATCTTGCATTTCATAGAAAAGTTATCTTAGGATGTCGCGCTGTAAAGGTTCGCACGACAGGTTTTGATGCCTTTGAAAGTGTGAATTATCCACTGGTAGCAACCATAGATGCCAATGGACTTAATATCAATACAAATGCCATACAACCTATCACTGGTAAAGTAGTTTATAAAGAAAATCTATGCAATGATGTATTTTTAATTAAATTAACACCTGGTTTAAACCCTGAGATATTCGATATGTTAGTAGAAATGAATTATAAGGGCATCGTTATTGAGGCCTTTGGCTCTGGTGGTTTACATTTTGTAAATCGTAATCTTATGGAAAAATTAAAGAAATTAGTAGACGCTGGAATTCCTATTGTCGTTTCAAGTCAGTGTCTTTACGAGCGAAGTGACTTATCCATCTATCAGGCAGGTCAGTTAGCGCTAAAGCAGGGTGTTATTCCAGCTTATGATATGACTACAGAAGCCGCTGTAACAAAGCTTATCTGGGCACTTGGTCAGTCAAATGATGAAGAAGAAGTTCGTAAAATGTTCCAGACAAATTATGCGGGGGAAATCAATTTAAATAAACCTGCACATGCATAG